In Salarias fasciatus chromosome 20, fSalaFa1.1, whole genome shotgun sequence, a single window of DNA contains:
- the LOC115408868 gene encoding DENN domain-containing protein 2D isoform X1: MDPTSPSPRRSFSFSSLRIKRRHNSQDEAGFAGRRGQRPFSSARESSRKGSVPGEDSSPQRLQEKTGEQPKGNLILDDAGKHSGLSSGEDDGRPGALKRFSAMWASLRRGKRDVPEADPSNLPGPADPDSTARQPRYASGQYFFEYLVVVSLKKTSDGSSYEPQITYQFPKRDGMARYQREEEEKTLKAITLFCFPEGINWAPLTEYHSETFSFVLTEIDGSRRNGYCRRLLPGGRGARPPEAFCIISSLACFGLFSKIFDEVEKRRQISMAMIYPFMQKLREATFPAPGHTVEIKSFIPESGTEIISLTRPLDSWLEHVDFGTLFSCLTDQEVLLVFAAAVLERRIVFIADDLGTLSQVIHAVAALLYPFTWQHTFISIVPEILIDVVMAPTPYLLGVQKHLLDLVTDQGDLLVVDLSEDKKKTFIVSIGDEDSILPPKLQAEILEALRNKQEAPTVEELNRVVSEAFLQFFVKTVGHYSSYVKHRHAGEQGQFEKRRFYKAIDSRTTRHFVKRFIQTQMFDLFIQEVEQQQPGPQQGVFHRKIVEHQERRKREKKH, from the exons ATGGACCCGACGTCTCCCAGCCCTCGGAGGAGCTTCAGCTTCTCGTCCCTCCGGATCAAGA GGAGGCACAACAGTCAGGACGAAGCCGGGTTCGCGGGCCGGAGGGGCCAGCGGCCGTTTTCATCCGCCAGAGAGTCATCCAGGAAAG GATCTGTTCCAGGCGAAGACTCGTCCCCACAGCGTCTCCAGGAGAAAACAG GTGAGCAGCCCAAAGGAAACCTCATCTTAGACGACGCAGGGAAACACA GTGGTCTGTCCTCCGGAGAAGACGATGGACGACCGGGAGCCCTCAAGCGGTTCAGCGCCATGTGGGCGTCCCTGCGCAGAGGCAAACGAGACG TTCCAGAAGCTGATCCCTCAAACCTCCCGGGTCCTGCAGACCCCGACAGCACGGCCAGACAGCCGCGCTACGCCAGCGGACAGTACTTCTTCGAGTACCTGGTGGTGGTCAGCCTGAAGAAGACCAGCGACGGAAGCAGCTACGAGCCCCAGATCACCTACCAGTTTCCCAAG AGAGATGGGATGGCCAGAtatcagagggaggaagaggagaagacgCTGAAGGCCATCACGCTGTTTTGTTTCCCAGAAGGCATCAACTGGGCTCCGCTAACAGAATACCACAG tgagaCGTTCTCCTTCGTGCTGACTGAGATCGACGGCAGCAGGAGGAACGGTTACTGCAGGAGGCTCCTG cctggaggacgaggagcccGGCCTCCGGAGGCGTTCTGCATCATCagctctctggcctgcttcggCCTCTTCTCAAAG atcttTGACGAGGTGGAGAAGCGGCGGCAGATCTCCATGGCCATGATCTATCCCTTCATGCAGAAGCTGAGAGAGGCCACCTTTCCCGCTCCGGGACACACCGTGGAGATCAAGAGCTTCATCCCCGAGTCAGgcactgag ATCATCTCCCTGACCCGCCCGCTGGACTCCTGGCTGGAACATGTGGACTTCGGCACCCTGTTCAGCTGCCTGACGGACCaggaggtgctgctggtgttcgccgccgccgtcctggaGAGACGCATCGTCTTCATCGCAGACGACCTGGG CACCTTGTCTCAGGTGATCCACGCCGTGGCCGCCCTGCTGTACCCCTTCACCTGGCAGCACACCTTCATCTCCATCGTCCCGGAGATCCTCATCGACGTGGTGATGGCGCCCACGCCCTACCTGCTGGGCGTCCAGAAGCACCTGCTGGACCTGGTGACCGACCAGGGAGAC ctGCTGGTGGTCGATCTGTCTGAAGATAAGAAGAAGACCTTCATTGTTTCG ATTGGCGATGAAGACTCCATCCTGCCCCCGAAGCTCCAGGCTGAGATCCTGGAGGCCCTGCGGAACAAACAGGAAGCACCAA cggtggaggagctgaaccGGGTGGTGTCGGaggccttcctgcagttcttcgTGAAGACGGTCGGCCATTACTCCTCCTACGTGAAGCACCGGCACGCCGGAGAGCAGGGCCAGTTCGAGAAGAGGAGGTTCTACAAAGCCATCGACTCCAGAACCACCCGGCACTTCGTCAAGAGGTTCATCCAGACGCAGATGTTCGACCtgttcatccaggaggtggagcagcagcagcccgggCCTCAGCAGG gagtCTTTCACAGGAAGATAGTGGAGCaccaggagaggaggaagcgGGAGAAGAAACACTAG
- the LOC115408868 gene encoding DENN domain-containing protein 2D isoform X2 has translation MSEAVRRRRRGRLSDLRNRWSEQPKGNLILDDAGKHSGLSSGEDDGRPGALKRFSAMWASLRRGKRDVPEADPSNLPGPADPDSTARQPRYASGQYFFEYLVVVSLKKTSDGSSYEPQITYQFPKRDGMARYQREEEEKTLKAITLFCFPEGINWAPLTEYHSETFSFVLTEIDGSRRNGYCRRLLPGGRGARPPEAFCIISSLACFGLFSKIFDEVEKRRQISMAMIYPFMQKLREATFPAPGHTVEIKSFIPESGTEIISLTRPLDSWLEHVDFGTLFSCLTDQEVLLVFAAAVLERRIVFIADDLGTLSQVIHAVAALLYPFTWQHTFISIVPEILIDVVMAPTPYLLGVQKHLLDLVTDQGDLLVVDLSEDKKKTFIVSIGDEDSILPPKLQAEILEALRNKQEAPTVEELNRVVSEAFLQFFVKTVGHYSSYVKHRHAGEQGQFEKRRFYKAIDSRTTRHFVKRFIQTQMFDLFIQEVEQQQPGPQQGVFHRKIVEHQERRKREKKH, from the exons ATGAGCGAAGCCGTGCGGCGGAGGCGGAGAGGCCGCCTGTCGGACTTGAGGAACAGATGGA GTGAGCAGCCCAAAGGAAACCTCATCTTAGACGACGCAGGGAAACACA GTGGTCTGTCCTCCGGAGAAGACGATGGACGACCGGGAGCCCTCAAGCGGTTCAGCGCCATGTGGGCGTCCCTGCGCAGAGGCAAACGAGACG TTCCAGAAGCTGATCCCTCAAACCTCCCGGGTCCTGCAGACCCCGACAGCACGGCCAGACAGCCGCGCTACGCCAGCGGACAGTACTTCTTCGAGTACCTGGTGGTGGTCAGCCTGAAGAAGACCAGCGACGGAAGCAGCTACGAGCCCCAGATCACCTACCAGTTTCCCAAG AGAGATGGGATGGCCAGAtatcagagggaggaagaggagaagacgCTGAAGGCCATCACGCTGTTTTGTTTCCCAGAAGGCATCAACTGGGCTCCGCTAACAGAATACCACAG tgagaCGTTCTCCTTCGTGCTGACTGAGATCGACGGCAGCAGGAGGAACGGTTACTGCAGGAGGCTCCTG cctggaggacgaggagcccGGCCTCCGGAGGCGTTCTGCATCATCagctctctggcctgcttcggCCTCTTCTCAAAG atcttTGACGAGGTGGAGAAGCGGCGGCAGATCTCCATGGCCATGATCTATCCCTTCATGCAGAAGCTGAGAGAGGCCACCTTTCCCGCTCCGGGACACACCGTGGAGATCAAGAGCTTCATCCCCGAGTCAGgcactgag ATCATCTCCCTGACCCGCCCGCTGGACTCCTGGCTGGAACATGTGGACTTCGGCACCCTGTTCAGCTGCCTGACGGACCaggaggtgctgctggtgttcgccgccgccgtcctggaGAGACGCATCGTCTTCATCGCAGACGACCTGGG CACCTTGTCTCAGGTGATCCACGCCGTGGCCGCCCTGCTGTACCCCTTCACCTGGCAGCACACCTTCATCTCCATCGTCCCGGAGATCCTCATCGACGTGGTGATGGCGCCCACGCCCTACCTGCTGGGCGTCCAGAAGCACCTGCTGGACCTGGTGACCGACCAGGGAGAC ctGCTGGTGGTCGATCTGTCTGAAGATAAGAAGAAGACCTTCATTGTTTCG ATTGGCGATGAAGACTCCATCCTGCCCCCGAAGCTCCAGGCTGAGATCCTGGAGGCCCTGCGGAACAAACAGGAAGCACCAA cggtggaggagctgaaccGGGTGGTGTCGGaggccttcctgcagttcttcgTGAAGACGGTCGGCCATTACTCCTCCTACGTGAAGCACCGGCACGCCGGAGAGCAGGGCCAGTTCGAGAAGAGGAGGTTCTACAAAGCCATCGACTCCAGAACCACCCGGCACTTCGTCAAGAGGTTCATCCAGACGCAGATGTTCGACCtgttcatccaggaggtggagcagcagcagcccgggCCTCAGCAGG gagtCTTTCACAGGAAGATAGTGGAGCaccaggagaggaggaagcgGGAGAAGAAACACTAG
- the LOC115408868 gene encoding DENN domain-containing protein 2D isoform X3: MGPHRYHANKPLPLQLSGEQPKGNLILDDAGKHSGLSSGEDDGRPGALKRFSAMWASLRRGKRDVPEADPSNLPGPADPDSTARQPRYASGQYFFEYLVVVSLKKTSDGSSYEPQITYQFPKRDGMARYQREEEEKTLKAITLFCFPEGINWAPLTEYHSETFSFVLTEIDGSRRNGYCRRLLPGGRGARPPEAFCIISSLACFGLFSKIFDEVEKRRQISMAMIYPFMQKLREATFPAPGHTVEIKSFIPESGTEIISLTRPLDSWLEHVDFGTLFSCLTDQEVLLVFAAAVLERRIVFIADDLGTLSQVIHAVAALLYPFTWQHTFISIVPEILIDVVMAPTPYLLGVQKHLLDLVTDQGDLLVVDLSEDKKKTFIVSIGDEDSILPPKLQAEILEALRNKQEAPTVEELNRVVSEAFLQFFVKTVGHYSSYVKHRHAGEQGQFEKRRFYKAIDSRTTRHFVKRFIQTQMFDLFIQEVEQQQPGPQQGVFHRKIVEHQERRKREKKH, encoded by the exons ATGGGTCCCCACAGATATCACGCAAACAAgcctctgcctctgcagctctcag GTGAGCAGCCCAAAGGAAACCTCATCTTAGACGACGCAGGGAAACACA GTGGTCTGTCCTCCGGAGAAGACGATGGACGACCGGGAGCCCTCAAGCGGTTCAGCGCCATGTGGGCGTCCCTGCGCAGAGGCAAACGAGACG TTCCAGAAGCTGATCCCTCAAACCTCCCGGGTCCTGCAGACCCCGACAGCACGGCCAGACAGCCGCGCTACGCCAGCGGACAGTACTTCTTCGAGTACCTGGTGGTGGTCAGCCTGAAGAAGACCAGCGACGGAAGCAGCTACGAGCCCCAGATCACCTACCAGTTTCCCAAG AGAGATGGGATGGCCAGAtatcagagggaggaagaggagaagacgCTGAAGGCCATCACGCTGTTTTGTTTCCCAGAAGGCATCAACTGGGCTCCGCTAACAGAATACCACAG tgagaCGTTCTCCTTCGTGCTGACTGAGATCGACGGCAGCAGGAGGAACGGTTACTGCAGGAGGCTCCTG cctggaggacgaggagcccGGCCTCCGGAGGCGTTCTGCATCATCagctctctggcctgcttcggCCTCTTCTCAAAG atcttTGACGAGGTGGAGAAGCGGCGGCAGATCTCCATGGCCATGATCTATCCCTTCATGCAGAAGCTGAGAGAGGCCACCTTTCCCGCTCCGGGACACACCGTGGAGATCAAGAGCTTCATCCCCGAGTCAGgcactgag ATCATCTCCCTGACCCGCCCGCTGGACTCCTGGCTGGAACATGTGGACTTCGGCACCCTGTTCAGCTGCCTGACGGACCaggaggtgctgctggtgttcgccgccgccgtcctggaGAGACGCATCGTCTTCATCGCAGACGACCTGGG CACCTTGTCTCAGGTGATCCACGCCGTGGCCGCCCTGCTGTACCCCTTCACCTGGCAGCACACCTTCATCTCCATCGTCCCGGAGATCCTCATCGACGTGGTGATGGCGCCCACGCCCTACCTGCTGGGCGTCCAGAAGCACCTGCTGGACCTGGTGACCGACCAGGGAGAC ctGCTGGTGGTCGATCTGTCTGAAGATAAGAAGAAGACCTTCATTGTTTCG ATTGGCGATGAAGACTCCATCCTGCCCCCGAAGCTCCAGGCTGAGATCCTGGAGGCCCTGCGGAACAAACAGGAAGCACCAA cggtggaggagctgaaccGGGTGGTGTCGGaggccttcctgcagttcttcgTGAAGACGGTCGGCCATTACTCCTCCTACGTGAAGCACCGGCACGCCGGAGAGCAGGGCCAGTTCGAGAAGAGGAGGTTCTACAAAGCCATCGACTCCAGAACCACCCGGCACTTCGTCAAGAGGTTCATCCAGACGCAGATGTTCGACCtgttcatccaggaggtggagcagcagcagcccgggCCTCAGCAGG gagtCTTTCACAGGAAGATAGTGGAGCaccaggagaggaggaagcgGGAGAAGAAACACTAG